In the genome of Sciurus carolinensis chromosome 3, mSciCar1.2, whole genome shotgun sequence, one region contains:
- the Lhx1 gene encoding LIM/homeobox protein Lhx1 isoform X3: MIVAAAHLLPPGLSAAVCSPTARMDLYRCFGTKCAGCAQGISPSDLVRRARSKVFHLNCFTCMMCNKQLSTGEELYIIDENKFVCKEDYLSNSSVAKENSLHSATTGSDPSLSPDSQDPSQDDAKDSESANVSDKEGGSNENDDQNLGAKRRGPRTTIKAKQLETLKAAFAATPKPTRHIREQLAQETGLNMRVIQVWFQNRRSKERRMKQLSALGARRHAFFRSPRRMRPLVDRLEPGELIPNGPFSFYGDYQSEYYGPGGNYDFFPQGPPSSQAQTPVDLPFVPSSGPSGTPLGGLEHPLPGHHPSSDAQRFTDILAHPPGDSPSPEPSLPGPLHSMSAEVFGPSPPFSSLSVNGGGSYGNHLSHPPEMNEAAVW; encoded by the exons ATGATCGTGGCAGCAGCCCACCTACTGCCACCAGGGCTCTCTGCGGCTGTTTGTTCACCCACGGCCAGAATGGATCTTTATCG ATGTTTCGGTACCAAATGCGCCGGCTGCGCACAGGGCATCTCCCCTAGCGACCTGGTGCGGAGAGCGCGTAGCAAAGTATTTCACCTGAACTGCTTCACCTGCATGATGTGCAACAAACAGCTTTCCACCGGCGAGGAGCTCTACATCATTGATGAAAATAAGTTCGTCTGCAAAGAGGATTACCTAAGTAATAGCAGTGTCGCCAAAGAGAACAGTCTCCATTCTG CCACCACTGGCAGTGACCCCAGTTTATCTCCGGATTCCCAAGACCCATCGCAGGACGACGCCAAGGACTCGGAGAGCGCTAATGTGTCGGACAAGGAAGGGGGCAGCAACGAGAACGACGACCAGAATCTGGGCGCCAAGCGGAGGGGACCGCGCACTACCATCAAAGCCAAGCAGCTAGAAACGTTGAAGGCAGCCTTCGCTGCTACGCCCAAGCCCACGCGACACATCCGCGAGCAGCTGGCCCAGGAGACCGGCCTCAACATGCGTGTCATCCAG GTCTGGTTCCAGAACCGGCGCTCCAAGGAACGGAGGATGAAGCAGCTGAGCGCGCTAGGAGCCCGGCGCCACGCCTTCTTCCGCAGTCCGCGTCGGATGCGGCCGCTAGTGGACCGCCTGGAACCGGGCGAACTCATCCCCAACGGCCCCTTCTCCTTTTACGGAG ATTACCAGAGTGAGTACTACGGTCCTGGGGGAAACTACGACTTCTTCCCGCAAGGGCCCCCGTCTTCGCAGGCCCAAACACCAGTGGACCTACCTTTTGTGCCGTCTTCGGGGCCGTCCGGGACGCCTCTGGGAGGCCTGGAACACCCGCTGCCCGGTCATCATCCGTCCAGCGACGCGCAGCGGTTCACCGATATCCTGGCGCACCCCCCAGGGGACTCACCCAGCCCGGAGCCCAGCCTGCCCGGGCCTCTGCACTCCATGTCGGCTGAGGTCTTCGGGCCCAGCCCGCCCTTCTCCTCACTGTCGGTTAACGGCGGGGGGAGCTACGGAAACCACCTGTCTCACCCCCCTGAAATGAACGAGGCGGCCGTGTGGTAG
- the Lhx1 gene encoding LIM/homeobox protein Lhx1 isoform X1, which translates to MPRALSYCHLTCSICILFFGTLSSPSYFYFSLSLPFFLLSPIPPSSTFSRYFLSPILCLPPPLDNPTLCRCFGTKCAGCAQGISPSDLVRRARSKVFHLNCFTCMMCNKQLSTGEELYIIDENKFVCKEDYLSNSSVAKENSLHSATTGSDPSLSPDSQDPSQDDAKDSESANVSDKEGGSNENDDQNLGAKRRGPRTTIKAKQLETLKAAFAATPKPTRHIREQLAQETGLNMRVIQVWFQNRRSKERRMKQLSALGARRHAFFRSPRRMRPLVDRLEPGELIPNGPFSFYGDYQSEYYGPGGNYDFFPQGPPSSQAQTPVDLPFVPSSGPSGTPLGGLEHPLPGHHPSSDAQRFTDILAHPPGDSPSPEPSLPGPLHSMSAEVFGPSPPFSSLSVNGGGSYGNHLSHPPEMNEAAVW; encoded by the exons ATGCCCCGCGCTCTCTCTTACTGCCATCTCACCTGCTCAATCTGCATTCTGTTCTTTGGCACGCTCTCATCTCCttcctatttctatttctctctttccctccctttctttctcctctctcccatccctccttcctctactttCTCCCGCTATtttctttctcccattctctgtcTCCCCCCGCCCCTGGACAACCCTACCCTCTGCAGATGTTTCGGTACCAAATGCGCCGGCTGCGCACAGGGCATCTCCCCTAGCGACCTGGTGCGGAGAGCGCGTAGCAAAGTATTTCACCTGAACTGCTTCACCTGCATGATGTGCAACAAACAGCTTTCCACCGGCGAGGAGCTCTACATCATTGATGAAAATAAGTTCGTCTGCAAAGAGGATTACCTAAGTAATAGCAGTGTCGCCAAAGAGAACAGTCTCCATTCTG CCACCACTGGCAGTGACCCCAGTTTATCTCCGGATTCCCAAGACCCATCGCAGGACGACGCCAAGGACTCGGAGAGCGCTAATGTGTCGGACAAGGAAGGGGGCAGCAACGAGAACGACGACCAGAATCTGGGCGCCAAGCGGAGGGGACCGCGCACTACCATCAAAGCCAAGCAGCTAGAAACGTTGAAGGCAGCCTTCGCTGCTACGCCCAAGCCCACGCGACACATCCGCGAGCAGCTGGCCCAGGAGACCGGCCTCAACATGCGTGTCATCCAG GTCTGGTTCCAGAACCGGCGCTCCAAGGAACGGAGGATGAAGCAGCTGAGCGCGCTAGGAGCCCGGCGCCACGCCTTCTTCCGCAGTCCGCGTCGGATGCGGCCGCTAGTGGACCGCCTGGAACCGGGCGAACTCATCCCCAACGGCCCCTTCTCCTTTTACGGAG ATTACCAGAGTGAGTACTACGGTCCTGGGGGAAACTACGACTTCTTCCCGCAAGGGCCCCCGTCTTCGCAGGCCCAAACACCAGTGGACCTACCTTTTGTGCCGTCTTCGGGGCCGTCCGGGACGCCTCTGGGAGGCCTGGAACACCCGCTGCCCGGTCATCATCCGTCCAGCGACGCGCAGCGGTTCACCGATATCCTGGCGCACCCCCCAGGGGACTCACCCAGCCCGGAGCCCAGCCTGCCCGGGCCTCTGCACTCCATGTCGGCTGAGGTCTTCGGGCCCAGCCCGCCCTTCTCCTCACTGTCGGTTAACGGCGGGGGGAGCTACGGAAACCACCTGTCTCACCCCCCTGAAATGAACGAGGCGGCCGTGTGGTAG